One Dictyostelium discoideum AX4 chromosome 3 chromosome, whole genome shotgun sequence genomic region harbors:
- the culE gene encoding cullin E → MSDQITVDELWAECEQTFEDLFLNLKKGLSRKRYMEIYTKIYNYCSSANEKALIDFYIPKVKVLVAQKAVEIMSRSESYPNDALLLFFRNQWNEWKMSSNVLKNLLSPVNKIHSSDKKTTSSSANQNESVVYSDTLNSWRETAFNPLKNKLSVSLLQIIKNDRTGFSTNLQVLSDSLECYVQLGPEKNKLEIYQSCFEQQFLQETETFYKAESADFIEKNGVCEYMRHVYNRIEQETNRVNQYMPISTLEKLTKILNNVLISNYKEQFASKFLDILIEDKSSDLVMMYSLLSRVNHLTPLKNIFSDFIKSEGLKEIESNLKEAQEKPQVLISILLKIYSRFNIMIKECYGNDTDFTTAMDKSFSILVNENPASYDPKKKESNIPVVLSKFCDQILRKGPHHISDEAELEKKLTEAVCLFKYLPDKDIFMLNYQKMLSKRLVEDLSASEDAETLMINKLKNYQGFDYCTKLTRMITDMRLCKDININFQNHLNEKSLTLPYQFNFYVLTNGSWTLTNKQTATPFKPPSEMLSSITYFESFYKKSYQGRVLTFLYDFSRADVDSRQAKGKIYKLTTTAYQMAILLMFNGADKITRFLINDTIGLDETSIRLPLLALIKTGIIECSEPSFKNWNNDTEFTVNSKFSSKKMKVSCNIAVQIGETKQSEGQQTVSEQEIEKERFFKLQAAIVRIMKSKKTMTHNDLTVETTTQVSKWFTPKITAIKKAIEYLIDQEYIRRTTDDNPSARKYEYMA, encoded by the exons atgtcaGATCAAATAACAGTTGATGAGTTATGGGCAGAATGTGAACAAACTTTCGAAGATCTTTTCCTCAATTTGAAAAAAGGTTTATCAAGAAAACGTTATATGGAGATTTATAC CAAAATATACAATTATTGTTCATCTGCCAATGAAAAAGCTcttattgatttttatatTCCAAAAGTAAAGGTTTTAGTTGCTCAAAAAGCAGTAGAAATCATGTCA agATCAGAATCATATCCAAATGATgccttattattatttttcagaAATCAATGGAATGAGTGGAAGATGTCAAGTAATGTTTTAAAGAATCTTTTATCACCagtt aataaaattcattcaagtgataaaaaaacaacaagttCATCAGCAAATCAAAATGAATCAGTTGTTTATTCAGATACTCTTAATTCATGGAGAGAGACAGCATTCAATCcattaaaaaacaaactaTCTGTTTCATTACtccaaattattaaaaacgaTAGAACTGGTTTCTCAACAAATCTCCAAGTTTTAAGTGATTCACTTGAATGTTATg ttcAACTTGGACcagaaaagaataaattagaaatttATCAATCATGTTTTGAACAACAATTCCTTCAAGAAACAGAGACATTTTATAAAGCAGAATCAGCAGATTTCATTGAAAAGAATGGTGTTTGTGAATATATGAGACACGTTTACAATCGTATTGAACAAGAGACCAATCGTGTCAATCAATACATGCCGATCAGCACATtagaaaaattaacaaaGATCTTAAACAATGTTTTAATTAGCAATTACAAGGAACAATTCGCCAGTAAATTCCTTGACATTTTAATTGAAGATAAGAGCAGTGATCTCGTTATGATGTACTCACTTTTATCTCGTGTCAATCATCTTACCCCATTAAAGAACATCTTCTCTGATTTCATTAAATCCGAGGGTCTCAAAGAGATTGAGAGTAATTTGAAGGAGGCACAAGAAAAACCTCAAGTTCTCATCTCTATCCTCCTCAAGATCTACAGTCGTTTCAATATTATGATCAAAGAATGCTATGGTAATGATACTGACTTCACCACTGCTATGGATAAATCATTCTCTATACTCGTAAATGAAAATCCAGCATCTTACGATCCAAAGAAAAAGGAAAGCAATATTCCAGTCGTCTTATCCAAATTCTGTGATCAAATTCTTAGAAAAGGTCCACATCACATCAGTGATGAGGCCGAGTTGGAAAAGAAACTTACTGAGGCAGTTTGTCTCTTCAAATACCTTCCAGATAAGGATATTTTCATGCTCAACTATCAAAAAATGCTTTCAAAGAGATTGGTAGAAGATCTTTCTGCAAGTGAGGATGCTGAAACTCTCATGATTAACAAACTCAAAAATTATCAAGGTTTCGATTATTGTACTAAATTAACAAGAATGATTACTGATATGAGACTTTGTaaagatattaatataaatttccaaaatcatttaaatgaaaagagTTTAACTTTACCAT ACCAATTCAACTTTTATGTTTTAACTAATGGTTCATGGACACTtacaaataaacaaacagCAACTCCATTCAAACCACCAAGTGAAATGTTATCAAGTATTACATATTTCGAATCTTTCTACAAAAAAAGTTACCAAGGTAGAGTTTTAACTTTCCTTTACGATTTTTCAAGAGCTGATGTTGACTCAAGACAAGCCAAAggaaaaatatataaacttACA aCTACAGCATACCAAATGgcaattttattaatgtttAATGGAGCAGATAAGATTACTAGATTCCTTATTAATGATACAATTGGTTTAGATGAAACATCAATTCGTCTTCCATTATTAGCTTTAATCAAAACAGGTATTATTGAGTGTTCAGAACCAAGCTTCAAGAATTGGAACAACGATACTGAATTCACTGTAAATTCTAAATTCAGTTCAAAGAAGATGAAGGTCAGCTGTAATATTGCTGTTCAAATTGGTGAAACTAAACAATCAGAAGGTCAACAAACTGTCAGCGaacaagaaattgaaaaagaacgTTTCTTCAAACTTCAAGCTGCCATTGTACGTATTATGAAATCTAAAAAGACAATGACTCACAATGATCTCACTGTGGAAACTACCACTCAAGTCAGCAAATGGTTCACACCAAAGATCACTGCCATTAAAAAGGCGATCGAATACCTCATCGACCAAGAATACATTAGAAGAACTACTGATGATAATCCATCTGCAAGAAAATATGAATATATggcttaa
- the gmkA gene encoding guanylate kinase, with amino-acid sequence MDNNSVDSLIPIIITGPSGVGKGTLIDKLRKEYEGSFGHIVSHTTRKPREGEINGVHYHFTDIPTMTEGIKNGDFIEHANVHGNFYGTSKKALKDVSDKNKICILDIDVQGCESVKKANIPCKFIFISPPTFETLQERLIGRGTENEETLKKRLETAKKEMVYRDIPGFFDHVIVNNVLDVAYGELKSIISPFISFQSKSNK; translated from the exons atggaTAATAATTCAGTCGATTCTTTAATTCCAATTATCATTACTGGTCCATCTGGTGTTGGTAAAGGAACAT taattgataaattaagaAAAGAATATGAAGGATCATTTGGACATATTGTATCACATACAACTCGTAAACCAAGAGAGGGTGAAATTAATGGTGTTCATTATCATTTCACAGATATCCCAACAATGACAGAAGGTATTAAAAATGGTGATTTCATTGAACATGCAAATGTACATGGTAATTTTTATGGTACATCAAAGAAAGCTCTTAAAGATGTTtctgataaaaataaaatttgtattTTAGATATCGATGTTCAAGGTTGTGAATCTGTTAAAAAAGCAAACATTCCttgtaaattcattttcatttcacCACCAACTTTTGAAACTTTACAAGAAAGATTAATTGGAAg aggtactgaaaatgaagaaactCTTAAAAAGAGATTAGAAACagcaaaaaaagaaatggttTATAGAGATATTCCTGGATTTTTCGATCATGTTATTGTAAACAATGTTTTAGATGTAGCTTATGgtgaattaaaatcaattatttcaccatttatttctttccaatcaaaatcaaataaataa